TGGCTTCCTCTTCTGCTTTTTCCCTGGGTGCACGGAGACTCCACTCGACCTGCTCACCTACCCTCAGCagcacctcgcagctcttctccgcTGCCTTTGACAGAGCACACTCTCCCCCGATGTCCTGGCCAGACACCCATGCCTAGCAACAGCTCCTCTACGTCAGTCCCGATCACTGCAGGCTCATCTTTCAGTCACCGTTTTATCGGCCTGCTGGCTTCTTCCTTTGCGCCAATTCCCGCTTCTGCATCTTCGGAGTTCTACGGCTCACGAATCCATCTTTTCATGGTCCTGCCCCAACCTGCTGCTGACACCAATGTAGTGcgcagcactctgggtttggatgcaGTAAGGAAGGACGCACGGACACAGTTCGTTATGAACGTTTCCCACACAGATgggacacatttttcagaaacacagcattaggaaaaataaacaattccaTGTTACATGTATAGGTGAAATTCCCAAGAATATCTGGtatggaaatgcaaaaatagaaatgtgaaataatatgTTACTATCATTACCCCCCAAGAGAACGTAGATATCTGAAAATGGAATTCCaggtaaaaagtgaaaaactatGGGGGTAATAGCTCGTTCACAGATCTCAGACCACAGGGACATTGTAATTCTTCGGAGACATCCCTAATCCAGTATGTCAACAAGTCTTTGTTACAGGGGTTGCCGTCATCTTGTCCAGATGTATCCCTGCAGTTTTCAATGTATATAATCACACAACACAAATCTCACATTACAAGATTAGACTTATGTTCCATCTTCATGCAAAGCAAAAATAAGTCAAACCTCAGATTTTTGGACTAAAACGAGTGATGCACAAAGAACGCGGCAGGTCTGTGCCATTAAAGCTCTGTTCCAGTGGTGGATACAGCTGTTTCAAAGTGCTCAGCCCACAATAATGTGGATGCACTACAGTACTGCACATTCTCAGTTTGTATCTGAAAGCCTCAACTGATCTGCTACCTTTCACTGCTCTGTGGATTTGATTAGTGTAGCAAAGGAAAACGAAACTGCATTTTCGAATCTCTGATGAAATTAAATTACCATGAGTGTCAAACTATTATACTGGATACTATATTAGAAAGGCTTTAGCAGTGTGTCAccagaaaaattacttttccatCTTTTAATACCACACTATTAAAGTGAGATTTGCGAACAGGGAAAGTGTTCAACAGCGCAACGATTCCCGGCAGCCCTAAGACACATTCGCAGTTCCGTTTCCTGTTTGAGTGACAAGCTGTGTCTCCAATCACAAATGAGTTCTTCTGTCACGTGGCGTATCGCAAACTTGCAGAGGCGGGAGCTCCTAGATACGCTGTGGTCTCGCGCATACAGTGTTTGTGTCCCTGGTAAGTAAGTTCGTGCTGCGCCTTGTCTTGTCGCTCCTTTTTCGTACAGATGGCGGGTTGCGTGTGTGTCGTTTCTTGTGTCCTCCGCTCAGTTGAGGTTCTTCTTAAGAACTGTGGTTGGCAACTGTGTGTCTCGTCCCGTTTTCGTTCTTCTTAAAGTTAAGTTGTGTGAAGGCAACGAGACTCGTCCCTAGTACTTTTCCAACAACCGCACAGTGTTCACTGTTTTCTCACAGccaacacacagtcacagtgaaTGATGCAGGGAAAGAAAGGCGACAGAGTTAAGACGTCATTGGGATATGCTCGTCGTTCTTTGGAGTTACTTACTGTACACAGAGCTGGCTAACCTAATACGGATATCAGTGATGATGATAAGATAATTAATACCATAAGGTAATCAATTATAACTGGGACTacagtggttattgaaatttatttaatggGTTGGATGTTATACACTATCGGCATCCTCTACAAGCCTTAATGTCTACAggttttataataaaatgtataaaaaaaagccAGAATGGCAGTGTAATCCCCATAAAGTTCATTTCATACGTTGCATAAgtcacatgtgttttttttaagccaCATTCATACAAAAGGCTTcaagataaacacacacacacacacacacactgtctgaaaccgcttgtcccatgctgggtcgcggcgaaccagagcctaacccggcaatgcagggctggaggacacacccgggacgggacaccagtctgtcacaaggcacctcaaacgagactcaaaccccagacccaccagagagcaggacccggtcaagcccgctaAGAACAGATGAACAGAAATATGTCaaacataatgtaaatgcaTCAGCTAGTAATTTTACACATCAAACTAAACAGCTAACAAACATTGGTAATTTTTTCAGATTTGATACTGTGGACATGTAGTTTCTCACTGTGCAATTTAAGTTAAACTGCTCTGATTTGAAATGCAACATTTACCTTTTAAAACTGGTGATTTGTTATTTAGTTAGTGTACAGCCTGCCTAGATGAGCACTGCATTGCACTTTCATTCACCCACAAACTGCTCCAAGAGCTTTGCCAGTTATTGTATGTACCTCACTTATCTTTGGCAGTGTCTGATACGTTTGTATAAACGGCAACATTAAAATCTCTTGCAAGGTCTGTTCTTCACCTGTGCACATGGCAACGAGGACCCAGAATAGGCTGGTAGTTTGTATATATATTCAGTTGAGGAATATAACGATTCTGCCTTGCTTCTTTACATTTGTGGGCTAATACAATGTGAAATATATCTCACAAGTAtatgtttctctttttgttgtttttgaaattttatgaaattaaataatatgCTTATTGTATTCTGTTTTGCTGACTTGTAGCAGTTGATGGTTAAGCAATTTTGCTAGTTATTTTGTGCAGAGGACCTCATTATGACAAATGTAAGGATAGCCTCATTTAGGCTATTAGTATACAATGTTGACAAGTAATTTAAGATTGTTTAGAGGAAGAAAACTAACTTAATATAAAGAAGACAGTTGGTTTTGGTTGTTCTCAGTTTGTTGGACTGTTATGAAATTGATATGTTAAGAAAAAAGTGACTAGACTGCACTGCCTAATGCATTTTGGAACTCTGAAAATGtactgatgtgtttttgttattttagatgtaatccTTCATAGCAGTGCACGAACATTTTAGAAACTGCTATCACCATGTATCAGATGGTACCAGGTGGTCCCATGAACTCCAGCACCAGCACGCCAATTAAACAGAAGATGGCACGTGACGGGCGTCCTCTGATTGGGGTGGGTGTGCTGGGATTGGTGCTAGTGATTGCTGCCGTGACCGCTTGGTGCTACTACTTCGCCTCCCTGCACAAAGCAGACCTGCTGAAGACTGAACTGTTGGACCTCAATAAGGACGGCTTTCTGATCCGCAACCAAGCAGGGGCCATTGTCTTCCAAATGGCCTTCAGGTCTGGTGGTTTCATCTGTCTAAACTGAGGCTGTCCATGGAATGCTCTGTTTATGCTTGTTTTTGCTGCTTCTTCCTTGTATAATTGTTTAATTAGTTGGCTTCCTAAATGTATTGCAGGTCTAAGTTTTGGGGTGCTGAGGGACAGCATGTGTCacattaataattattgttCAGAGTAAAAGAGGTTAAACGGTAATTTTAATGACACCATTGGACAACAACGAGACACCAAAGAATGtacctgttttcagttttctatGCTGCCATAGAGGGACTGGGTGACTTCTCATATTAATAATCAGTAGACTGAATTTCAAATCAAGAGACTGAATTAAACTTCGCACAGCACCAACAGGCACAAATGCAAAAGAATATTCCCAATTTTAGTTCTCTAAGTATCGTAGAGGGGTTGGTTGAAACAAGAGCCTGGAAAAAATACtttctattatattaaaaagagCACAAATTCTAATATTTATGTTAcaaaactgcacaaacacatcagcaacaaaatcagattttttttttttttattatttttctggcaCCTTCATGGTGCAGATTCTTAGGCTTTTTGACATTGATTCGCAGAAAAGTACTTTAATGTTAAAGTGAAAAATCATTTCTTCAATATTGatttaattacaaatataaaacacaaaataactgAGTGCATAAATATTTGCCTTCTTTATTATGATATGCCTAAATTAACTGTGGTgtaacattgtttttaaaagtcacTTAATATCACGTGTGTTCAGTGAAGGTGGCCCATGTCGTTTTCAAGATAAATTTTCCTGTAATatctggttagagctgctgcctttgtgccGAAAGATtgtaagttcaaatcccacctccagctgtagtacccttgagcaaggtgcttatgcTAACATCTAtcttactccagtaaaattacacaactgtgtatatgggtaagtaactgtaagtagcttgacattgcaaattgctttggagaaaagcatcagctaaatgtgtaaaacCTACATCATGATGATAAAGGAGCATAATATGCATATTTCTGATGAGTGCCATTCTGGGGAAAGATGGAAATTATAAGGCTCAATGTATCCCCAGGAGTAGAGTTAAGTTGATCATGTATGTACAGACCTTTTCTAGTTTGTTTATGGGTTAAATTTCATTAAAGTATTGAATTGTAAGCTGCGAGAAAGTATTTACCCTGTTctgtttttgcaatttttaacatgaaatttCAGATCTTTTTGACAGTTGTAGCAGTAGTATATCAACGGAGCCTTAGAAAGGATAAAGTGACAGTAGTATTGCTTTTATGTCATTACTTTATTGTAGAAGGTAATGAAATGTGTAGTCAGAGATGTACACAAGAGGCCACTTTAGGCTCAGTATGTGGCTGTACCACCTGTAGCTGGgatgagtgcagttaaactcttcCTGTAGCTGTTAACCGGGGTCTCGTATTTCTATGGAGGAATTTTATCTCACTTCTCTGCACAGAGCTGTTTCAGATCAGCAACATTTGCTGACTTTCAAGGATGATCAGCTCTTTTGAGGTCATCACAGTATCTTGATTATGTTCAGTCaggacttacatttattcatttagctgttgctttttctccaaagtggctttcAATGTTTCATTACCTAAAATTATGTACCTTcttatacagttgggcaattttactggagcaatttaggtaagAAACTTAAGTtagttgctcaagggtactacagctggaggtgggattcagacctgcaacatTTTGGTCcatagcagctgtaaccactacgctaccagctgcccccactgGTCCCACTTTGACTGAGTCATTctataactttattttttctgccaTTTGTTGACTTGCATGTGTGATTGAGAGTATTATCTTGCTGTATACTTCGCGCTTCAATTCACAGACAAATTACCTGACATTCTTCTTTAGAATTTTCTTATACAGACAGGAATTCATGGTTCCTTCAGTGATGCAGCATAACATTCTGAAAgtatcacactgccaccaccatgcttgactcCTGGTAGAAGCTTGTTAGTCTGAAATGCTGTATTTGGTTTTTGCCAGATGTAATGTCCGTGTTCTCCAAAAAGTTCTACTTTTGATTAAAATGTCCATAGAACATTCTTCCAGAATTCTTTAAAATGATGAGCGTTCCACTTTAATTCTCTGCCTTCCAAATAGCCAATTCCACATCCTAAAGTTTGTGCTTTTTGGTGAACTGTACATGAGCTCTCATGTTCTTTTTAGTTTTCAGTGGTTTCACCCTTCCCATACTTCTTTCTATTCCATTTTTGcacactgcctttttttttctggagtcaGGAACATATTTGAACTGAGGGAAGAGAGCCCTGCAGCTCcctggatgttgttctgggCTTCTTTTTGAGGTCATTAATGATTTTATGCTCTATGCTGTTTGTGGAGAGATGTTGCCCTCTATTCCAGACTATCTCCATTTTGTGAATATGGCTTTGACTGTGGGTCAATGTACAGAGCCTTTGTTTATATCACACATTATGGAGTGAGTATGTACACATTATCAATGATGTACTCTTAGCCCATTGGGTGTTTCCTGTTTGAGGTTCTTGAACTTCAAACACTCCTGCCCGGGTAACCTGACCAGGGTTCATCAGACCTTCTGGGTTGTGCTACCTTGAACCCATGGCATACCTCTCTTTATCCGCAGGCATCTAGATGCCGTCTCTGCAGCCTTAATAAAGACTTTTGTAGCCTttctcctctggctgcctgtGATCCTCAACAAATTCTAGGCCCCATGCAAAGATTTACCTGAAAAACTCCTGTAGTTTACTGCAAATAGCACTATTCCACAAGTTCCTCATACCTTGTGTCTCTTTCATTAGCTTCTTCCATCTGTCCTTCCTAAAAACTAAGCTGTAACAAGATGGCTTGCTAAAAAACTTCTGAAAGCAGCACGATGTTTGGCTCAGAAATGTCCCTGTGCTATGGAGCTGGAAGCTTTAAACTCCTACATAAGTTAACCTTCAATTTCCAGTGTTGCACTGTCACCAGGAGCCCTTAATTCATACTGAGTGCTGACTCTGCTCTTTCACCTTCCTTGACAAACACCATGGCCTGCTCTGTCAGCTGGCAGATCCTACTGTGTGCTATCTCCAAATTGGCCATGGCACCAGCAATAGTAACCCTCCCTCAAGGCTCCTGGGCAGCTGCCTAGAACATGTGTCAGTGGTGCTGTCCAATATAATGGGCGTCATGGAGAATCAACTAGCTGCAGAGGTTGAATAAGGAGgacattgtaaattgcctgGATTAAGAATTTAATATGGTGGGGCTGAACTCTGCAGAGCTCTACCCATGAGATCTTACATGTAGGCACTTGTTCTCAACTTGTCCACACTCCCTGTTGCTGTATCTTTCATTCTATCCATCCAGTTTTCCTTCATTGCGGCACACACCTACTGTTGTAGTAATTCACATCTCTCCCTCCCTTGGACCTTTTCATGTCACTATGATGGAATATTTTATTACCCAAACCTGAAGTTCCAGAACTGAACCCACTACCATTCTTTGCTACATCCAGGACTTTGTCTGCACCACAGCATTTAGCATTCAACCTTAGGATCACTTGAGTTCTTATATAGCAACATTTCTCTTGCCCATGTTTCCATGAAGTCCCCTTCTAATCTCCCAAAGGGTAAACTTAAGATGTTACTTGGCCAGTAAAAGGCAGTGCTGCTCAAGCTTCTAGGTACACAAAACTACCTGCAGAGGTAGCATCTTGTTATTCTCTTGAATGCTTCAGCTATCAATATTGAGATTTCGTAATCTAGAAGGGAACAGTAATTATCCCCATTCAGCATCACTTAGATGTTGCTCCTCTCAATATGACACTGAGGcaaattactgtagtaattgaGTAAGAGGTCCTTAATCTTTTACTCattcagatgatgcttttctccaaaacaacttgagCTAcatacctatttgtacagctaggtaatttgtactggagcaattttatggtaattgccttgctcaagggtactacagccagaagtgagattcaaacttgcaacctttgggtctaacggcagcagctctaaccactatgctaccagctccccCTTTTTTTGGTTGTGGTACTGCAGAAAAGATGTCTCTCTACCGGCTTGTATGCAATTCAGGTCGAGGTATTTCTGAGGTTTAGCAACATCACAACCAAGTGTTCCTTATTCTCACTAGCCTCTGTAATCAACTGGGTCACAACACCCTGGCACCCCTGGAATTCCACTTTTCTGCACTGAAGTGTCAGTATTTGCACTTGTCTTTAGTGTACCCCAGCTTGTCTAGCTTGTCTTCCATGTCAAAACTCTCTGCTCCTAAACCAGTGACAATGGTTGTCATTGTATGCAGCCTCTTATCAGTGTTCCCCTTCAAGGTTCCCTCCCGCACCTTACTTACAAATTCATCAAACCGATGCcactctctttttcttttcgtacatttacagtacttttactcatttagcagatgaatTTCTTTAAAGCGACTTAAAGTGAATGCTGTATAGTATTTTGCTGAAATCCTTTCATCCAAGGTGATGCACAACACCAGATACACTACcgtacactacctacagtcaaTCACTCATTATACACcggagaaatacacacactcacactgtgggcaatttagagtcaccaaatgacttgaaacacatctttggactgtgaaagtATACCGGAGTACCCCagggaaacccatacaaactcCAAAGGGAGAGGAAATGCAGAGATCAAGCTCACATCCTCTCTAACAATCCAGatactgtgagacaacagttcttactgcaccaccacactaaCACCTTTCTATAATTCTGCCTGTGGTTTAGGCTTGAGTCACATGAAGGTTCTGGGTATCATGGGTTGCCTCCTAGCCTAGCCCCTTACGTATCTTGCAGGTATCTTAGAAATGGTTGTGTAACTCTGACCAAAGCAATAGGCTTCACCAACTTTTTTCTGAAGAGTTTTGGAAGTTTCCTTAGAGACTGGCGTGATGTGCCTCGATGAATCTCTCGTTGAAAGTAGTTTAAAAGGAGATGAAAATTGGACAAGATTGGCCCATAACCATGCCTGATTCTATTCGAACAACCGACTCTGTTTATTCCCTTAACTAGATTGGTTAAAATTTTTCACACCAAGAAACCTGAAACATGAGCTGTAATGGCTGCGCAAATTAGTTGAATCGTTGGAGCCCCCAGTCCTATTCCGTTTACTGCCAGATAACGGGTGAATGTGGAAACTCAGATCAATTTCACTCAGAAGAAACTTTAGAAAATAgacgagtaaaaaaaaaaaaaaagctgtatttttgtATCTTCAGATATTgaatgttcattacatgagcagtgTGCATTACATAAAGTTATACAATTAGTTATGTATTCAGTATTCATGTCAAACTTTTTATCTCTTCTGGAATTGACAGGTCGGGAACTCTTGACTTGGACTCTTGCTCAAAAGAGGGTGAAGTTCTCAGCTGTAGCCGATCCAGTGCAGGGACTCTGAACTTCTTCATTCAGACGGTGAGGCCCAAGGGCACTGTGATGTGCTATCGTGTACGATGGGAGGAGCTTGCAGCTGGAAGGCCTGTGGTGCATGCTATGTCCTACAATGGCTCACATTGGTATGGTGGTGCTGAGAGCAGCATCCAGCACTGGCCCATTTCTATCTCAGGACAGCAAGTGCCCAAACCATTTGTCACCAGTGATATCTATTCCAACCGCCATGACTTTGGAGGCATCCTGGAGCGCTACTGGCTATCATCCAAGGCCAGTGCAATCAAGATCAATGACTCAGTGCCCTTCCACTTGGGCTGGAATGACACAGAAAAGATGATGTACTTCCAGGCTAGGTACCAAGACAGCCCATACAAACCAATTCCTGGGCAGGCTCCTTTTGCTGAACTGAGctatcgtgtgtgtgtgggttctgaTGTCACCTCCATTCACAAATACATGGTACGAAGGTACTTCAATAAGCCCAACAAAGTACCCTCTGTCAACATGTTCCGTTATCCCATCTGGTCTACGTGGGCACTACATAAAACTGACATAAACCAGGAAAAGTTGTTGAGTTATGCAGCAAACATCCGAAAGTATCATTTCAACTGCAGCCACTTAGAACTGGATGATCGTTACACCAGCAGCTATGGGGAGTTTGATTTTGATCCTCTCAAATTTCCAAATGCCTCGGCCATGTTCCAGAAACTGAAGGCCGAAGGATTCCTTGTCAGCCTTTGGACACACCCATTTGTCAACTATGACTCACCCAACTTCCACGTGGGTGTGGAGAAGGGGCTTTTTGTACGGGAGCCCACTGGCCAACTGCCTGCTCTTGTGCGCTGGTGGAATGGTGTTGGCTCCATTTTGGACTTCACCAATCCAGAGGCTCGTGAATGGTTTGCCTCCAATCTACGAGCTCTCAGGTCAAAGTACGGGGTTGCTTCCTTTAAGTTTGATGCTGGAGAGACCAGCTATCTACCCTGGCAGTTCAACACCCATGTGCCCCTCTATGACCCTAGCACCTTCACTCGACGCTACACTGAGATGGCCATCCCCTTCAATGAACGGGCTGAGCTGCGGGTGGGCTACCAGTCTCAAAACATCTCCTGCTTTTTCCGCCTTATTGACCGTGACTCACGTTGGGGCTATGAACTGGGACTTAAATCCCTTATTCCCACCGTGCTTACCATTAGCATACTTGGTTATCAGTTTATCCTGCCAGACATGATTGGTGGCAATGTCTACCCTAATCGCACAGAGGGCTCACAGAAGCTGCCTGACCGTGAGTTGTACATTCGCTGGCTGGAGCTCTCTGCTTTCATGCCTGCTATGCAATTCTCCATCCCACCCTGGGAGTATGACGCAGATGTAATCCAGATAGCTCAGCGTTTCACTGCCTTGCATGAGGCATTGGTGGCCCCTCGGGTCTTGGAGCTTGCTGGGGAAGTGCTGGCCACTGGTGACCCAATCATACGCCCCCTGTGGTGGATAGCCATGGGTGATGAGGCTGCATATAAGATTGACTCTCAGTTTTTGATCGGGGATGATCTCATGGTGGCTCCAGTGCTAGAGCCCGGAAAACAGGAGAGGGACATCTACCTCCCTGCTGGCCGATGGCGTAGCTATAAGGGTGAACTATTTGACAATAAAGAGGCTCTCCCCCTCACTGATTATCCAGTAGACCTAGATGAGATTGCTTATTTTTTGTGGGTGTAGTCAGCTTTAGCTGGCTATTTGGAAGGCATAGGGTTATAGTAGCATACTTACAGTTGTACAGCAAAATATATAACTAGAATGTTTTTTGACACTTTGCATCTTTTTTGGAGAACTTTGGTTCAAATACTTAACATATGGCAATCTGTAATAATTGTAGATAAATGAAACATATGTGAGCTGATTTTAAGCTATAGCTCATGAGACACCATGACTGTATTATTCTGCCTATGAAATTCAAAGTTCTCATTTCGTCTTTGTCATTGCCAAGCATATGTTGCACTAGTTCTGGAAAGCTTTTAGTCATCTTGTATAATGCCATACATGTGGACACAATGGGGCTTTTGTGTATGCGTACTCACGTGCCTTGAAATGTTATTGCTTCATAAACTTGGTGCTTCTTGATATAATGCTGCAAAACTTGTGCATCACATGGAAATGTAAgggaaatgtgtaaaaaattgCATGCCTGATAAGTAAATAAGCAATGAATTTGCAAATGTGACACCTGaaatactaaatattttttatttctttatggaTGGCCATGTTGGGAAGTTAATTTTGTTAAGAAATTATGAATGCCATTCATCCTAATGTTCTCTAGTGTGATTGTATATATTGCTTCAATACCAAAATATGCAACAAAATAGCTAACTAGAAAGCAATAGCCAATAGTAGAGAGAGTGCATTGATTCCaggcatttaaatattttaattttgccagTTAAAATGCTGCTTATTTTGAcatgattttaaataatataatgttTTGGTATGTGTTGAATAAGGTTAACTTGGACTCAGGGAGATGATGTTGAAATATGTTGAAAAGAACAACATTGCACAATACTGACAAATTATCTTCTAATTTTGTATCAAAATGACTGACCTATTTGTGATATACAAGtgcattgtacattttttacaaaCTCAATATGAGATTAATAAAAGGAAATGGTtaacaaaaaaatcacttcaatTACTGATAATCCCAAAAGCATACTGTAACTTCTTGCAAAAGTCTGTTACAACTTTGACCTGTGATTGTCTTTATACGCAATGTATGCAGTTGTCTACTGTTTGTTGGcaagtttaatattttctgcaaatgtgtattttcatacTTTCGTGTTTGATTCTTTTTAGCCTTAATTAGCGACAGGGTTGTTGTatgactgaacattttttttccccatagaaCTGTGTAACTACTTTCTTCATTGACCCTTTTTTCTCCATGTCTGCTTTCCACTTCCTTCACCTGTTGTATTCCTTACCACCTGTTCTGAGGGATCAGTGAATTCCTTGCCTTGGGaagttttgctgacatttttaattaaaaataaaaaagggaacTTATTTTTCCACCCCCAGTCCTCCAGACAAGGcgcaaaatgaacattttcagcttttcttgTGTTTCTCAAGCTTTAAACAAGGCATTGCTGTTTTAAACCTCGGTGTatgtcattttgtgtgtgtgtgtgtgtgtgtgtgtgtgtgtgtgtgtgtgtgtgtgtgtgtgtgttatataccTTCTTTCTACGACATGGTAGAATGAATGTGTGCCACATTAATCATTAGTTCATCGAACATGCATTTGTAGTCATAACAGTAAGTAGGACTTGCGACAAACATGGCAAAACTGGTAACGTGTTATTGTTTGGGTGTCGAGCAGTGGTTCCATTTTGTTTACAGAACTTTTAATTTATGATTCAATATCaggttattttttgtttaaaattgctAGTGAGAAAAATGGTGGTCAGAAGCAATAGACTGAGAAACACGCCATTCCAATCTACACGTGTTTTGTAGACTTGGAAAAGGTATATGGCCGTATTCCTTGGCATGTGAATGGGCGGTACTGCAGGAATGTTGGGTAAGGGGGCCACTGGTGCAGTCCACGCTGTTTCTGTTTTTCGACATTAAGTCAAACCTCTTCAAAGTGGTTGTCGGACTCTGTCAACGTTGTGTCTTGTCTCCCCTTCTGTTTGCGATTCTTATGACCAGTATATCAAGGCGTAGCTGTGGCTGGGAGGGTGTCCGGTTGGGGTCTAAGGCTGAAATTTTTGCACTTTGCAGACAATTCTGTCTCCTGAATGTGACCTTCAGCCTGTGCTTGAATGGAAA
Above is a genomic segment from Scleropages formosus chromosome 5, fSclFor1.1, whole genome shotgun sequence containing:
- the LOC108931199 gene encoding myogenesis-regulating glycosidase-like codes for the protein MYQMVPGGPMNSSTSTPIKQKMARDGRPLIGVGVLGLVLVIAAVTAWCYYFASLHKADLLKTELLDLNKDGFLIRNQAGAIVFQMAFRSGTLDLDSCSKEGEVLSCSRSSAGTLNFFIQTVRPKGTVMCYRVRWEELAAGRPVVHAMSYNGSHWYGGAESSIQHWPISISGQQVPKPFVTSDIYSNRHDFGGILERYWLSSKASAIKINDSVPFHLGWNDTEKMMYFQARYQDSPYKPIPGQAPFAELSYRVCVGSDVTSIHKYMVRRYFNKPNKVPSVNMFRYPIWSTWALHKTDINQEKLLSYAANIRKYHFNCSHLELDDRYTSSYGEFDFDPLKFPNASAMFQKLKAEGFLVSLWTHPFVNYDSPNFHVGVEKGLFVREPTGQLPALVRWWNGVGSILDFTNPEAREWFASNLRALRSKYGVASFKFDAGETSYLPWQFNTHVPLYDPSTFTRRYTEMAIPFNERAELRVGYQSQNISCFFRLIDRDSRWGYELGLKSLIPTVLTISILGYQFILPDMIGGNVYPNRTEGSQKLPDRELYIRWLELSAFMPAMQFSIPPWEYDADVIQIAQRFTALHEALVAPRVLELAGEVLATGDPIIRPLWWIAMGDEAAYKIDSQFLIGDDLMVAPVLEPGKQERDIYLPAGRWRSYKGELFDNKEALPLTDYPVDLDEIAYFLWV